A stretch of the Flavobacterium aquiphilum genome encodes the following:
- the gcvT gene encoding glycine cleavage system aminomethyltransferase GcvT, which translates to MKNTALTHIHEGLGAKMLPFAGYNMPILYDGVNAEHETVRNAVGVFDVSHMGEFILSGPNALALIQKVTSNDASTLTIGRAQYSCLPNNEGGIVDDLIIYKMKEDEYLLVVNASNIDKDWNWISAHNDLGVEMKNLSDEFSLLAIQGPKAVEAMQSLSSIDLSAIAYYHFEVADFAGFNDIIISATGYTGSGGFEIYCKNSQVEEIWNKVFEAGAAYGIKPIGLAARDTLRLEMGFCLYGNDINDTTSPLEAGLGWITKFNKDFTNSVDLKKQKEEGVTKKLVAFEMQERAVPRHDYEIVDGSGAVIGIVTSGTMSPSMNKGIGLGYVTTANSAVDSDIYIRIRKNDVPAKVVKLPFYKKSN; encoded by the coding sequence ATGAAAAATACTGCTTTAACGCACATACATGAGGGTTTGGGAGCGAAGATGCTGCCGTTTGCTGGATACAATATGCCTATTCTTTATGATGGGGTGAATGCAGAACACGAAACGGTTCGAAATGCAGTTGGGGTTTTTGATGTGTCACACATGGGCGAATTTATTCTTTCCGGACCAAATGCTTTGGCTTTGATTCAAAAAGTGACTTCGAATGATGCTTCAACGTTGACCATCGGGAGAGCTCAATATTCTTGTTTACCTAATAATGAAGGCGGAATTGTGGATGATTTAATCATCTATAAAATGAAAGAAGATGAATATCTATTGGTTGTAAATGCTTCAAACATTGACAAAGATTGGAATTGGATTTCGGCTCACAACGATTTAGGGGTTGAAATGAAAAACCTATCGGATGAATTTTCTTTATTAGCAATCCAAGGGCCAAAAGCGGTTGAAGCGATGCAGTCGTTATCCTCTATAGATTTATCAGCTATTGCTTATTATCATTTTGAGGTAGCTGATTTTGCTGGTTTCAATGATATTATTATCTCTGCCACTGGTTACACTGGTTCGGGTGGATTTGAAATTTATTGCAAAAACTCGCAAGTAGAAGAAATTTGGAATAAAGTTTTTGAAGCAGGAGCTGCTTACGGAATCAAACCAATTGGATTGGCTGCGAGAGATACTTTACGTTTAGAAATGGGATTCTGCTTGTACGGAAACGATATTAATGATACTACATCACCTTTGGAAGCTGGATTGGGATGGATTACTAAATTCAACAAAGACTTCACCAATTCAGTTGATTTGAAAAAGCAAAAAGAAGAAGGTGTGACTAAAAAACTGGTTGCCTTTGAAATGCAAGAACGTGCAGTACCAAGACATGACTACGAAATCGTTGATGGATCGGGAGCTGTAATAGGAATTGTAACATCAGGAACTATGTCTCCTTCTATGAACAAAGGAATCGGACTAGGTTATGTTACTACTGCCAACAGCGCTGTTGATAGCGACATCTACATCCGAATCAGAAAGAATGATGTTCCAGCTAAAGTAGTAAAACTTCCTTTTTACAAAAAAAGCAACTAA
- a CDS encoding cupin domain-containing protein, translating into MGNIGTSNVFLIGDEIEWEVVGEGVKRKILAYDDKAMLVNVHFETGSIGALHDHYHTQVTFVAKGKFEVTISGETKLLKEGDSFYVPPHAVHGVVCMESGILIDVFSPMREDFMKG; encoded by the coding sequence ATGGGAAATATAGGAACCAGTAATGTGTTTTTGATAGGAGACGAAATCGAATGGGAAGTTGTAGGTGAGGGGGTAAAACGCAAAATATTGGCTTATGACGATAAGGCAATGTTGGTTAATGTTCATTTTGAAACCGGCAGTATTGGAGCCTTACACGATCATTACCATACACAAGTTACATTTGTAGCCAAAGGAAAATTTGAAGTAACCATTAGTGGAGAAACCAAGCTTTTAAAAGAAGGAGACAGCTTTTATGTTCCTCCTCATGCAGTGCATGGTGTGGTTTGTATGGAAAGCGGAATTTTAATAGATGTTTTCAGCCCAATGCGTGAGGACTTCATGAAAGGTTAA